In the Sinorhizobium arboris LMG 14919 genome, one interval contains:
- a CDS encoding amino acid ABC transporter permease, whose product MTYTFDFGAVLDRAPELLWGSLATLGLALAGMLLALVIGILGVVARTSKSEIARTPVIVFVEVVRNTPFLVQIFFIYFALPLMGIRLNPTVTAIIALGINGGAYAIEIIRGGVESVSRGQIEAGFALGLHKADVFRLIVLKPALRAIYPSLTSQFIMLTLTTSVCTSIAAYELTSAAQRIESDTFRSFEVYFTVTAIYLVISTLMMGLFALISRHYFNYPTR is encoded by the coding sequence ATGACTTATACGTTTGATTTCGGTGCGGTCCTTGACCGCGCCCCGGAATTGCTATGGGGTTCGCTTGCAACGCTTGGCCTTGCGTTGGCTGGGATGCTCCTCGCGCTCGTCATCGGAATCCTGGGCGTTGTTGCAAGGACTTCCAAGAGCGAGATCGCACGCACTCCCGTTATCGTCTTCGTCGAGGTCGTGCGTAATACACCATTCCTGGTGCAGATATTCTTCATATATTTTGCCCTTCCTCTCATGGGCATACGCCTTAATCCGACCGTTACGGCGATCATTGCCCTTGGCATCAACGGTGGGGCGTACGCAATCGAGATCATCCGAGGCGGGGTCGAGAGCGTGTCGCGCGGCCAGATCGAGGCAGGTTTCGCACTTGGTCTGCACAAGGCGGACGTCTTCCGGCTCATCGTGCTCAAGCCAGCGCTGCGGGCGATTTATCCCTCGCTCACAAGCCAGTTCATCATGCTGACACTGACAACGTCTGTCTGCACCTCAATCGCCGCCTACGAACTGACCTCGGCCGCTCAGCGCATTGAGTCTGACACGTTCCGCAGCTTCGAAGTCTATTTCACGGTGACCGCTATCTACCTGGTTATCTCGACGCTGATGATGGGCCTCTTTGCCCTCATTTCTCGCCACTACTTCAACTATCCAACGCGATAG
- a CDS encoding amino acid ABC transporter permease has protein sequence MGPIGENEIFFLMQGLKWTLLLAIVGFIGGGMFGILIALLRTSKTKAARRITAGYIGAFQGTPLLMQLFVVYYGVALLGIEVNAWIAVAIAFTLHASAFLGEIWRGSIEAVPKGQTEAANALGLHYVSRMKDVILPQALKISMPATIGFLVQLIKGTSLAAIVGFIELTRAGQIISNQTYRPLLVFGIVGAIYFIVCWPLSHAGSGLEKRMAKAAR, from the coding sequence ATGGGTCCCATCGGCGAAAACGAAATCTTCTTTTTGATGCAGGGTTTGAAGTGGACCCTGTTGCTCGCGATCGTGGGCTTCATCGGTGGGGGGATGTTCGGAATCCTGATCGCGCTGCTGCGTACCTCGAAGACGAAGGCCGCCCGGAGGATCACCGCAGGCTATATCGGCGCCTTCCAGGGCACGCCCCTTCTGATGCAGCTCTTCGTTGTCTATTACGGCGTTGCGCTGTTGGGCATCGAGGTCAACGCGTGGATCGCGGTCGCAATCGCCTTCACGCTCCATGCCAGTGCTTTCCTGGGAGAGATCTGGCGCGGCTCCATCGAGGCTGTGCCGAAGGGCCAGACGGAAGCCGCCAACGCCCTGGGCCTGCATTACGTCTCGCGGATGAAAGACGTCATCCTGCCGCAGGCCCTGAAAATCTCGATGCCGGCCACGATCGGCTTCCTTGTCCAGCTCATCAAAGGCACGTCGCTGGCAGCAATCGTCGGCTTCATTGAACTCACCCGCGCCGGGCAGATCATTTCAAACCAGACGTATCGTCCGCTGCTCGTCTTCGGGATCGTCGGCGCAATCTACTTCATCGTTTGCTGGCCGCTCTCCCATGCCGGAAGTGGCCTCGAAAAACGGATGGCGAAAGCTGCCCGCTAA
- a CDS encoding transporter substrate-binding domain-containing protein encodes MHTNRRSFLGLALATVTFATVGAAAASAASVEEIKAKGTLVVGIQGDNAPWGFVNTSGVQDGFDADVANLFAKELGVKVQFQPLAVANRIPALTTGKVDILFATMAMTEERAKSIQYSKPYAANTISLYAAKSDTVTKPEDVAGWEIGVPKSSSQDKAVTDAVGSTATVRRFDDDAATIQALISGQVKAVGGNQFYGQRLDAASAGSYERKINFLTTYNGVGTRLGEKDWNEAVNAFIEKIKANGELAAITKKWMAIDLPQFPESIPNIPFTVN; translated from the coding sequence ATGCATACCAATCGTAGGTCTTTTCTCGGACTTGCACTGGCAACCGTTACCTTCGCAACCGTTGGCGCTGCCGCCGCCTCTGCGGCAAGTGTGGAGGAAATCAAGGCAAAGGGCACGCTTGTGGTTGGCATCCAGGGCGACAATGCGCCATGGGGATTCGTCAACACAAGCGGCGTGCAGGACGGCTTCGACGCTGACGTCGCCAACCTTTTTGCCAAGGAATTGGGCGTGAAGGTTCAATTCCAGCCGCTCGCCGTCGCCAATCGAATTCCGGCGCTGACGACCGGCAAAGTCGACATCCTGTTCGCGACGATGGCGATGACGGAAGAACGCGCGAAATCAATTCAATACAGCAAGCCCTACGCCGCCAACACGATTTCTCTTTATGCCGCGAAGTCCGACACGGTTACGAAGCCTGAAGACGTTGCGGGATGGGAGATCGGCGTTCCGAAGTCCAGTTCGCAGGATAAGGCAGTAACGGACGCCGTCGGATCCACCGCAACGGTCCGCCGCTTTGATGACGACGCCGCAACCATCCAGGCTCTGATCTCCGGACAGGTAAAGGCGGTTGGCGGCAATCAGTTCTATGGTCAGCGTCTGGATGCCGCGAGTGCCGGCAGCTATGAGCGCAAGATCAACTTTCTGACGACCTACAACGGCGTCGGGACCCGTCTCGGCGAGAAGGACTGGAACGAAGCCGTCAACGCCTTCATCGAAAAGATCAAGGCCAATGGTGAGCTTGCCGCCATCACGAAGAAGTGGATGGCGATCGATCTGCCGCAGTTCCCGGAGTCCATTCCGAACATCCCGTTCACCGTCAATTAA
- a CDS encoding amino acid ABC transporter ATP-binding protein codes for MESSVLNSANDRPTLISLEDVQKWYGAFHALKSISLSVRKGEKIVLCGPSGSGKSTLIRCINALETIEDGKIVVEGQVLDGSTRSVDAIRREVGMVFQSFNLFPHMTVLQNCTLAPMRVRGTSHADAERLARKYLERVRILDQAEKYPAQLSGGQQQRVAIARALCMEPKVMLFDEPTSALDPEMVKEVLDTMIGLARDGMTMICVTHEMGFARQVADRVIFMASGEIVEEAEPEVFFKSPRHERTKTFLGEILAHH; via the coding sequence ATGGAGAGTTCCGTGCTCAATTCCGCAAACGATCGACCGACGCTGATTTCCCTTGAGGACGTGCAGAAGTGGTACGGCGCTTTCCATGCCTTGAAGTCCATCAGTCTGTCGGTCCGCAAAGGCGAGAAAATCGTCCTCTGCGGGCCGTCAGGCTCCGGGAAATCAACGTTAATCCGCTGCATCAATGCCCTCGAAACGATCGAGGACGGCAAGATCGTCGTCGAGGGTCAGGTACTGGACGGAAGCACCAGATCCGTCGATGCGATACGTCGCGAAGTGGGAATGGTGTTTCAGAGCTTCAATCTCTTCCCGCACATGACCGTACTTCAGAACTGTACACTCGCCCCGATGCGTGTTCGAGGCACAAGCCACGCTGACGCAGAGCGACTGGCTCGAAAATATCTCGAGCGCGTTCGAATCCTTGACCAGGCGGAAAAGTATCCTGCGCAGCTATCCGGCGGGCAACAACAACGCGTTGCCATCGCTCGCGCGCTCTGCATGGAGCCGAAGGTCATGCTCTTCGACGAACCAACCTCTGCCCTCGATCCTGAAATGGTGAAGGAGGTGCTCGACACCATGATCGGGCTCGCCCGTGACGGCATGACGATGATCTGTGTCACGCACGAAATGGGGTTTGCCCGTCAGGTCGCTGATCGCGTCATCTTCATGGCCTCCGGAGAAATCGTCGAAGAGGCCGAACCGGAGGTCTTCTTCAAGTCTCCCAGGCACGAACGCACGAAAACCTTCCTAGGCGAAATCCTTGCCCACCACTGA
- a CDS encoding shikimate dehydrogenase produces the protein MHDKKFLVGLIGADIQMSKSPALHETEARHQGIDYRYELLDFAERGLPASALPDLLDEEERRGFAGSNITHPCKQTVIAHLNRLSEDAEMLGAVNTVVFRDGERIGHNTDWYGFYENFQRGLPDVAKSHAVLLGAGGAGVAVAHAAIKLGIERLSIFDQDSKRAETLAGQLNERFSRACARVTTDVGSTLRSADGLIHATPTGMKSHPGLPIDPEWLLPSHWVADIVYMPLVTELLALAERKGCRTLRGGGMTVYQAAAAFELFTGIAPDAERMSRHFTDLCRLSI, from the coding sequence ATGCACGACAAGAAATTCCTCGTGGGACTGATCGGGGCCGACATTCAAATGTCGAAGTCCCCGGCTCTCCACGAAACGGAGGCTCGACACCAGGGCATCGATTACCGCTACGAACTTCTCGACTTCGCCGAGCGAGGCCTTCCAGCGTCGGCGCTGCCGGACCTCCTAGACGAGGAAGAGCGCCGCGGTTTTGCCGGGAGCAACATTACACATCCGTGCAAGCAGACGGTGATCGCTCACCTGAATCGCCTTTCCGAGGATGCAGAGATGCTCGGCGCGGTCAACACCGTGGTCTTTCGTGACGGCGAGAGGATCGGCCACAACACTGATTGGTACGGTTTCTATGAGAATTTCCAGCGCGGCCTTCCGGACGTCGCGAAGTCGCATGCCGTCCTGCTGGGCGCCGGCGGCGCCGGTGTCGCCGTGGCGCATGCCGCAATCAAGCTCGGTATTGAGAGATTGTCGATCTTTGACCAGGATTCGAAACGGGCAGAAACCCTGGCTGGGCAGTTGAACGAGCGGTTCTCCAGGGCTTGCGCTCGTGTCACGACGGATGTCGGCAGCACCCTGCGCTCCGCGGACGGCCTTATCCACGCGACACCGACGGGTATGAAGAGCCATCCTGGTTTGCCGATCGACCCGGAATGGCTGCTGCCATCGCATTGGGTCGCCGACATCGTCTATATGCCGCTCGTCACAGAGCTCCTTGCTCTCGCCGAAAGAAAAGGCTGCCGGACCCTTCGTGGCGGCGGCATGACCGTCTACCAGGCAGCAGCGGCTTTCGAATTATTCACCGGGATAGCACCCGACGCAGAGCGCATGTCCCGTCACTTTACGGACTTGTGCCGCCTGTCGATTTGA
- a CDS encoding 5-carboxymethyl-2-hydroxymuconate Delta-isomerase, which translates to MPHIIIDYSRGAGEHVAIDRLTLAVHRCVRDGGLVKPSAVRTLAREATYSCVGDEHVDNHFIQIIVRMAPGRTAETKQKLLTAVLEAARAIAAPALEVGRLGLRADLYESDPDFAVQAIAFV; encoded by the coding sequence ATGCCGCACATCATCATCGATTATAGCCGGGGCGCAGGCGAGCATGTGGCCATAGACCGGCTGACGCTGGCCGTGCATCGCTGCGTTCGCGATGGCGGCCTTGTGAAACCTTCCGCCGTGCGCACGCTTGCGCGGGAGGCGACATACTCCTGCGTCGGCGATGAGCATGTCGATAATCATTTCATCCAAATCATCGTGCGGATGGCACCGGGTCGTACTGCAGAAACCAAGCAGAAGCTCCTCACTGCCGTTCTCGAGGCCGCGCGGGCGATCGCCGCGCCTGCTCTCGAAGTTGGAAGGCTCGGCTTGCGCGCAGATCTCTACGAGTCGGACCCTGATTTTGCTGTTCAAGCAATCGCGTTCGTCTGA
- the aroQ gene encoding type II 3-dehydroquinate dehydratase: protein MSRIYVLNGPNLNLLGKRQPHIYGHETLADVEADCRKLAAELGHEIRFHQSNREYEIIDWIHEAREDGAAIVINPAAFTHTSLAILDALNTFEGPVIEIHISNVHKRESFRHHSFVSHRADGVICGLGTEGYQLGIRRAATMIKAASKG from the coding sequence ATGAGCCGGATCTACGTTCTCAATGGACCAAACCTCAATCTGCTCGGCAAACGCCAGCCGCATATCTACGGGCATGAAACGCTCGCAGACGTAGAAGCGGACTGCCGCAAACTGGCAGCCGAACTCGGCCACGAAATCCGCTTTCATCAAAGCAACCGGGAATACGAGATCATCGATTGGATTCATGAGGCGCGCGAGGACGGTGCGGCCATCGTCATCAATCCGGCAGCCTTCACCCATACCTCACTCGCCATCCTTGACGCTCTGAACACATTTGAGGGGCCTGTGATCGAGATCCACATCTCCAATGTGCACAAGCGCGAAAGCTTCCGACACCATTCGTTCGTTTCGCACCGCGCGGACGGCGTGATCTGCGGCCTTGGAACAGAAGGATACCAGCTTGGCATCCGGCGCGCGGCGACAATGATCAAGGCTGCGAGCAAGGGCTGA